The Butyrivibrio sp. AE3004 genome contains a region encoding:
- a CDS encoding CPBP family intramembrane glutamic endopeptidase: MKTTNGSKAKAIFAAIGIMLLFLGIQAVIGAAGSAGASYLHFVQTGEPFKDEAEYMDYISEILTVLQFVGEIACIAVFGLWYYLGSVRKDKKQGTYESGLKKISDVKSIAFLICTALGFYAIDLIVSKITAVIIPGSNELFSQLMGLIAGGNQVVAALTVAILAPFAEELAFRGVMIKNSKKAFKIVGCVIISSLMFAIMHMNPLQSLYALPIGVALAFVAYKFNSVVPAIIIHAINNTVAIVLPSLMGRALSIIEAAILCVVCLALAVFTYKKLSVKTKQIDVSEITA, encoded by the coding sequence ATGAAAACAACCAATGGAAGTAAAGCTAAAGCAATATTCGCAGCAATAGGGATTATGCTGTTGTTTCTGGGAATTCAGGCAGTAATTGGAGCTGCAGGATCGGCCGGAGCGTCTTATTTACATTTTGTACAGACAGGAGAACCTTTTAAAGATGAAGCCGAATATATGGATTATATTTCTGAAATTTTAACAGTGTTGCAGTTTGTTGGAGAGATTGCGTGTATTGCAGTATTCGGACTTTGGTATTACCTTGGTTCAGTAAGAAAAGATAAAAAGCAGGGAACGTATGAATCAGGTCTTAAGAAAATTTCAGATGTAAAATCTATTGCATTCCTTATCTGTACGGCACTAGGCTTTTACGCAATTGATCTGATAGTTTCCAAAATTACAGCTGTTATTATTCCCGGAAGTAATGAGTTATTCAGCCAGCTTATGGGACTTATCGCAGGTGGAAATCAAGTTGTAGCAGCACTTACAGTCGCAATTCTTGCGCCTTTTGCCGAGGAATTGGCATTCAGAGGAGTAATGATAAAGAATTCAAAGAAGGCCTTTAAAATAGTAGGCTGTGTCATCATCTCTTCACTTATGTTTGCCATTATGCATATGAATCCGCTTCAGAGTTTATATGCATTGCCTATAGGTGTAGCACTTGCATTCGTGGCATATAAGTTTAATTCAGTAGTTCCGGCAATTATTATTCATGCTATCAATAATACTGTTGCTATTGTATTACCTTCACTTATGGGAAGAGCTCTTAGCATTATTGAAGCAGCTATTTTGTGCGTAGTGTGTTTGGCACTTGCTGTTTTTACTTACAAAAAACTGTCTGTAAAGACTAAACAGATAGATGTTTCAGAGATTACTGCATAA